From Antennarius striatus isolate MH-2024 chromosome 9, ASM4005453v1, whole genome shotgun sequence, one genomic window encodes:
- the polr3c gene encoding DNA-directed RNA polymerase III subunit RPC3, with protein sequence MTAQEVRLCGLLLREHFGEVVEKVGVHLLRSGTQNLRAIFHETGISLDLVKKTLCVLMQHGFCTFSSGRRGPGSPTEYRASCDRILRILRYPRYIYTAKTLYGDTGELIIEELLQRGEMTMSSTVKTVADRLTQNMEEGRSMDYSEVTSAFSKLVETHFLQRRLPVVRSGTTISPTPGAPQTSTPPATPTATSQPESFPDCYRVPHVTLIGKGKRRLSSEDGEDQRNTKKAKMEPETHGDEGIYWQVNFERFHLHFRDQAIISAVANKLDQTSSEIVRTMLRMSEVTTSPTATCTKPLSANEIFRSLPSSYNIARPILDQYLTLLVDDPMEFVGRAGESGGGMYVVNLHRALANLARATLESVVQERFGSRSARIFRLLLRKRHLEQKQVEDFAMIPAKEAKDMLYTLLSHNLVQLQEIPKTPDYAPSRTFYLYTVNQLQTARLLLHNCYKTVANLMERRMFETKESKRLLEKSQRIEAILASLQASGAEPEQLTEVEEMITVPERQQLEALRLHVNKLDSAENQTDETIFLLESYIGYTVTS encoded by the exons atgacTGCTCAGGAGGTGCGCTTGTGTGGTCTCCTCCTGCGGGAGCACTTTGGAGAAGTGGTGGAGAAAGTGGGAGTACACCTGCTcagaagtgggacacagaatTTAAGAGCCATCTTTCATGAGACTGGCATCTCACTGGATTTG GTTAAAAAGACCCTATGTGTTCTCATGCAGCATGGGTTCTGTACATTCAGTTCTGGCCGGAGAGGACCTGGGAGTCCCACAGAGTATCGGGCCAGCTGTGATAGGATTCTTAGGATTTTGCGATACCCACGCTACATCTACACTGCCAAAACCCTGTATGGTGACACCGGAGAGTTAATCATTGAGGAGCTATTGCAGAGAGGTGAAATGACCATGAGTAGCACGGTCAAGACAGTTGCAGACCGTCTCACACAGAATATGGAGG AGGGCCGAAGCATGGATTACAGTGAAGTGACTTCTGCCTTTTCCAAACTAGTGGAGACCCACTTTCTTCAGCGTCGCCTTCCAGTGGTGAGATCAGGAACAACAATCAGTCCAACTCCGGGTGCCCCTCAGACCTCCACTCCACCAGCTACTCCTACTGCCACCTCCCAGCCTGAGAGCTTCCCTGATTGTTACAGAGTGCCTCATGTGACACTCATAGGAAAAGGCAAACGCAGACTCTCTAGTGAAGACGGAGAGGACCAAAGGAATacaaaaaaggctaaaatgGAACCAGAG ACACATGGTGACGAAGGAATTTACTGGCAGGTTAATTTTGAGAGGTTCCATCTCCACTTCAGAGACCAGGCCATCATCAGTGCTGTAGCCAACAAATTGGACCAG ACAAGCAGTGAGATAGTGAGGACAATGCTGAGGATGAGTGAGGTGACAACCTCACCCACTGCCACCTGCACTAAACCCCTCTCAGCCAATGAGATCTTCAGGTCTCTCCCAAGCAGCTATAACATCGCACGACCCATCTTAGACCAGTACCTCACTCTACTGGTCGATGACCCG atGGAATTTGTTGGGAGGGCAGGTGAAAGTGGAGGAGGCATGTATGTTGTCA ATCTGCACAGAGCACTGGCCAATCTGGCTCGTGCTACTCTTGAGTCTGTTGTACAGGAGCG ATTTGGATCCAGGTCAGCACGCATCTTCCGTCTGCTACTAAGAAAACGTCACTTGGAGCAGAAAcaggtggaggattttgctATGATTCCAGCCAAGGAGGCTAAAGACATGCTCTATACGTTGCTTTCACATAATCTGGTCCAGCTTCAG gAAATCCCAAAGACTCCAGATTATGCTCCATCTCGCACCTTCTACCTTTATACTGTTAACCAACTCCAGACTGCCAGATTGCTGCTTCACAATTGCTACAAG ACAGTTGCCAATCTCATGGAGCGACGCATGTTTGAAACCAAAGAGAGCAA GCGTCTGCTGGAGAAATCCCAGCGAATCGAGGCTATTCTAGCTTCTCTGCAGGCCAGTGGGGCTGAGCCGGAGCAGCTCACGGAGGTTGAGGAGATGATAACTGTTCCTGAAAGGCAACAACTGGAGGCCTTGCGGCTTCATGTCAACAA GTTAGATTCAGCAGAGAACCAGACAGATGAAACCATCTTTCTACTAGAGTCCTACATTGGTTACACTGTCACAAGCTGA